A window of Nitrospirota bacterium contains these coding sequences:
- the gatC gene encoding Asp-tRNA(Asn)/Glu-tRNA(Gln) amidotransferase subunit GatC gives MEIERVALLARIKLAEGEKELFSKQLGSILQYIDKLNELDTKDVEPTSHVLSIKNIFREDRTIPSLSKDKALLNAPDSAGDFYRVPKIIE, from the coding sequence ATGGAGATTGAGCGTGTGGCCCTTCTTGCGAGGATTAAGCTTGCAGAAGGGGAAAAAGAGCTGTTTTCAAAACAACTGGGTAGCATCCTCCAATACATAGACAAACTAAATGAGCTTGATACAAAAGATGTGGAGCCTACCTCGCATGTGCTCTCAATAAAAAATATATTCAGGGAAGACAGGACCATTCCTTCGCTGTCAAAGGACAAGGCCCTCCTAAACGCCCCTGACAGCGCTGGTGATTTCTACAGGGTGCCGAAGATAATAGAATAA
- a CDS encoding aspartate 1-decarboxylase — translation MLRCMLRSKIHMATVTDSNINYEGSLTVDEAILISAGIRPYEQVMISNLNNGERFETYVIPGKKSSGTICLNGPTARKGIAGDRIIIFCYEYYTEDELKKFSPKIIRLNSRNKIIE, via the coding sequence ATGCTGAGGTGCATGCTCAGGTCCAAGATACATATGGCAACAGTTACGGACTCCAACATCAATTACGAGGGCAGCCTGACCGTTGATGAAGCAATACTTATTTCTGCAGGCATAAGACCATATGAACAGGTTATGATAAGCAATCTTAACAATGGAGAAAGATTTGAAACTTATGTAATTCCCGGCAAAAAAAGCTCCGGGACGATATGCCTTAACGGTCCGACTGCCAGGAAGGGAATTGCAGGAGACAGGATAATCATCTTCTGCTATGAATACTACACAGAAGATGAGCTCAAAAAATTTTCCCCGAAAATCATCAGGCTTAACTCAAGAAACAAGATAATAGAGTAA
- a CDS encoding peptidylprolyl isomerase, translating to MKKIIILICLTLFAFGCGQKGTSSSTILVTVKGAKITKDTFLKEFSRLPEWAKAKFQNEEGKEQFLNELIKKELLYGKAKKQGLEKDKEYMAALEEFKKMELISLLLKKEIEGKVNVTDEEVKTFFDKHSYEFKAGEEVKVSHILTATETEAHAAYEKIKKGESFAAIAKQVSQDKASAQKGGDLGSIKHGQLVPEFDQYAFRLKVGEMSEPFKTRFGYHIIKVTGKKEGTQLAFEQIKDSVKRRLMSEKQKDIFDTMIENLKKEAKLNIDKKALEAVEIPKAEAPQTPPHGKTGE from the coding sequence CCAGCACCATTCTCGTAACCGTCAAAGGCGCAAAAATAACAAAAGATACTTTTCTTAAGGAATTCAGCCGCCTTCCTGAATGGGCCAAGGCTAAATTTCAGAATGAGGAAGGGAAAGAACAATTCCTCAATGAACTGATAAAGAAAGAGCTTCTTTACGGCAAGGCAAAAAAACAGGGCCTTGAGAAAGATAAAGAATACATGGCGGCGCTTGAAGAATTCAAGAAAATGGAGCTTATCTCCCTCCTGCTTAAAAAGGAAATTGAGGGGAAAGTGAATGTTACCGATGAAGAAGTAAAAACCTTCTTTGATAAACATTCATATGAGTTTAAGGCAGGCGAAGAAGTAAAGGTAAGCCACATCCTTACAGCTACGGAAACTGAAGCGCATGCAGCTTATGAAAAAATAAAGAAAGGCGAAAGTTTTGCCGCAATTGCAAAGCAGGTCTCACAAGACAAGGCTTCAGCCCAAAAAGGCGGCGACCTCGGCTCAATTAAACACGGGCAGCTGGTGCCTGAATTTGATCAGTATGCATTCCGCCTGAAAGTCGGTGAAATGAGCGAGCCTTTTAAAACCCGGTTCGGCTATCACATCATAAAAGTTACAGGGAAAAAAGAAGGCACTCAGCTTGCTTTTGAGCAGATTAAGGATTCTGTCAAGAGACGTCTGATGTCTGAAAAGCAAAAAGACATCTTTGACACTATGATTGAGAACTTAAAGAAAGAAGCCAAACTGAATATTGATAAAAAGGCGCTTGAGGCGGTAGAAATACCAAAGGCCGAAGCGCCGCAGACTCCGCCCCACGGAAAGACCGGAGAATAA